The following are from one region of the Thermococcus cleftensis genome:
- a CDS encoding cation:proton antiporter: MEIIGYVFIIIAFARLLAEGFERLGYPGFLGEITAGMILSALLLDMPRDQMELLAELGLFFLMISAGLEVTPEELHYAGKITLPLYALTYTAMFLVTLPFTGWTVGSDNIISAAILSTASAPIVLRLKRFFGSDFLHVALSYAVISEIFGLFIVYMTIRFHENPGDYGPILSSILKDFIFVGTLLYINYLLGIKQKVRIIRFLRRLKSDEAVFGLFMVFSTSLAFISEEIGMHFSIGGFLAGLMMHSDLVGTKQYDRLTTIVSGVTYGIFAPIFFAWRGLNFETELSLVVIEFFIAIYLVRLTLSSLIVRKTDLSTSLVRGAGIASFGVLGLLMGEISFVSGALSEHMYAMASLASVLGIFTSATLGRVINHYKAEKPSGTV; the protein is encoded by the coding sequence ATGGAAATCATCGGGTACGTCTTCATAATCATAGCCTTTGCAAGGCTCCTGGCGGAGGGGTTTGAGAGGCTGGGCTATCCAGGATTCCTGGGTGAGATTACGGCGGGAATGATACTGAGCGCCCTCCTTCTCGACATGCCCAGGGACCAGATGGAGCTGCTGGCGGAGCTGGGCCTGTTCTTCCTGATGATTTCAGCAGGCCTTGAGGTGACGCCCGAGGAGCTCCACTACGCCGGAAAGATCACCCTGCCCCTCTACGCGCTAACGTACACCGCGATGTTCCTAGTCACGCTCCCCTTCACCGGCTGGACCGTCGGCTCGGACAACATCATCTCGGCAGCGATACTATCAACGGCCTCCGCCCCGATAGTGCTTCGCCTCAAGAGGTTCTTCGGAAGCGACTTCCTCCACGTGGCCCTCTCATACGCTGTGATAAGTGAGATATTCGGTCTGTTTATAGTGTACATGACGATAAGGTTTCATGAGAACCCAGGTGACTACGGGCCCATATTGTCAAGCATACTGAAGGACTTCATCTTCGTGGGCACCCTGCTCTACATCAACTACCTCCTCGGCATAAAGCAGAAGGTCCGCATAATACGCTTCCTCCGCAGGCTCAAGAGCGACGAGGCGGTGTTCGGCCTCTTTATGGTGTTCTCCACATCGCTCGCCTTCATCAGCGAGGAGATAGGAATGCACTTCAGCATAGGCGGTTTCCTCGCTGGGTTAATGATGCACAGCGACCTCGTCGGCACCAAGCAGTACGACAGGCTGACCACGATAGTCAGCGGGGTCACCTACGGCATCTTCGCCCCGATATTCTTCGCCTGGCGCGGACTTAACTTCGAGACCGAGCTTTCCCTCGTCGTCATTGAGTTCTTCATTGCGATATACCTTGTCAGACTGACTCTGTCGTCCCTGATAGTTAGGAAGACAGATCTATCAACGAGCCTTGTAAGAGGGGCCGGGATAGCCAGCTTCGGCGTCCTGGGCCTGCTCATGGGAGAAATAAGCTTCGTGTCGGGAGCACTGAGCGAGCACATGTACGCCATGGCCTCCCTCGCGAGCGTGCTGGGGATCTTCACCTCGGCCACGTTAGGGAGGGTCATAAACCATTATAAAGCAGAGAAGCCAAGCGGCACCGTCTAA
- the speE gene encoding polyamine aminopropyltransferase, which yields MGYNEQERAFIEWYPRGYGVGFKVRERLFETQTKYQRLEIYETEGFGKLLVLDGTVQLVEVGEESYHEVLVHPVMLAHPNPRRVLVIGGGDGGTLREVLKHGTVEKATMVEIDDGVVEASYIYLDVAKDLLDRLLKGEEPRAELIIGDGVKYLRESDERFDVIIVDSTDPVGPAKLLFSEEFYRSAYEKLNEKGLYITQAGSVYLFTNELLDAYRAMKRVFDRVYYFSFPVIGYASPWSFLVGVKGDIDFRKVDTRRAEKLGLYYYDPERHETLFQMPKYVRDLLERA from the coding sequence ATGGGATACAACGAGCAGGAGAGAGCTTTCATCGAGTGGTATCCAAGGGGCTACGGCGTCGGCTTCAAAGTCAGGGAGAGGCTCTTTGAGACCCAGACGAAGTACCAGAGGCTTGAAATCTATGAGACTGAAGGATTTGGCAAACTGCTCGTCCTCGACGGGACGGTTCAGCTCGTTGAGGTCGGCGAGGAGAGCTACCACGAGGTTCTCGTTCACCCGGTCATGCTCGCGCACCCGAACCCGAGGAGGGTGCTCGTCATAGGCGGCGGCGACGGGGGCACGCTGAGGGAGGTCCTCAAGCACGGGACGGTGGAGAAGGCTACGATGGTTGAGATAGACGACGGCGTGGTGGAGGCTTCCTACATATACCTCGACGTGGCGAAGGACCTCCTCGACAGGCTCCTGAAGGGGGAGGAGCCGAGGGCCGAGCTCATAATCGGCGACGGCGTGAAGTACCTGCGGGAGAGCGACGAGCGCTTCGACGTCATAATAGTGGACTCCACCGACCCCGTTGGTCCTGCGAAGCTCCTGTTCAGCGAGGAGTTCTACCGCTCGGCCTACGAAAAGCTCAACGAGAAAGGGCTCTACATCACCCAGGCCGGGAGCGTTTACCTCTTCACCAACGAGCTCCTCGACGCTTACAGGGCGATGAAGAGGGTCTTCGATAGGGTTTACTACTTCAGCTTCCCGGTGATAGGCTACGCCTCACCCTGGAGCTTCCTGGTGGGGGTCAAGGGCGACATCGATTTCAGAAAGGTAGACACCAGGCGGGCAGAAAAGCTCGGCCTCTACTACTACGACCCGGAGAGGCACGAGACGCTCTTCCAGATGCCGAAGTACGTCAGGGACCTCCTTGAGAGGGCCTGA
- a CDS encoding pyruvoyl-dependent arginine decarboxylase — MSWTTPKRAFIGAAAAEGGTKLNAFDNALLKLGIGNVNLVKLSSVIPAHIEWIEEVHDVPIGMLLPTVYAHIESDEPGMTISAALGIGISENNEGGLIYEYSGYCTKEEAEEMVRKMVEEGFEQRGWKLAEFKVASASITVKDKPAAAIAVVVMFPY; from the coding sequence ATGAGCTGGACGACGCCAAAGAGGGCTTTCATAGGTGCCGCCGCCGCTGAGGGCGGAACCAAACTCAACGCCTTCGACAACGCCCTCCTCAAGTTGGGCATAGGAAACGTCAATCTCGTCAAGCTGAGCAGCGTCATTCCCGCGCACATCGAGTGGATAGAGGAGGTTCACGACGTCCCGATAGGAATGCTCCTTCCTACCGTCTACGCGCACATCGAGAGCGACGAGCCGGGAATGACCATAAGCGCGGCCCTGGGCATAGGAATCAGCGAGAACAACGAGGGTGGCTTGATCTACGAGTACAGCGGCTACTGCACCAAGGAAGAAGCCGAAGAGATGGTTAGGAAGATGGTCGAGGAGGGCTTTGAGCAGAGGGGCTGGAAGCTGGCGGAGTTCAAGGTCGCCAGCGCGAGCATAACCGTTAAGGACAAGCCCGCCGCCGCTATAGCCGTAGTGGTGATGTTCCCCTACTGA
- a CDS encoding DUF7128 family protein has protein sequence MVAVAELKAVIFYDRDGTRYYRCPRCGMLFRDSKEYTRHVNRAHGHLFRK, from the coding sequence GTGGTGGCAGTGGCGGAGCTGAAGGCGGTTATATTCTACGACCGCGACGGCACCCGCTACTACCGCTGCCCGCGCTGCGGAATGCTCTTCAGGGACTCCAAGGAGTACACGAGGCACGTGAACAGGGCCCACGGGCACCTGTTCCGGAAGTGA
- a CDS encoding ACT domain-containing protein encodes MRHYEIVKIKRDGAVEIPMDYAYELGLLEGAYFLIEVDTDLNEIHMERIALPGKRLAEVELVVEDRPGVLAKISGLFGRHGVNILFSESEELSAIGLAGIVAVVDIGGVGNLDDLRRELESLPEVREVYLNPLD; translated from the coding sequence ATGAGGCACTACGAGATAGTCAAGATAAAGAGGGACGGGGCTGTTGAGATCCCCATGGACTACGCCTACGAGCTGGGCCTCCTTGAGGGCGCCTACTTCCTCATCGAGGTGGACACGGACCTCAACGAGATTCACATGGAGCGGATAGCTCTCCCAGGGAAGAGGTTGGCCGAGGTGGAGCTTGTCGTTGAGGACAGGCCCGGTGTGCTGGCGAAGATAAGCGGCCTCTTCGGCAGGCACGGCGTGAACATACTCTTCAGCGAGTCCGAGGAGCTCTCCGCCATAGGCCTCGCAGGCATCGTCGCGGTCGTTGACATCGGTGGGGTGGGGAACCTCGACGACCTGAGGCGCGAGCTGGAAAGCCTTCCAGAGGTGAGGGAGGTCTACCTAAACCCCCTGGATTAG
- a CDS encoding cation:proton antiporter subunit C, whose translation MISPEQAGIAIMLVGIYGLMAKREPIKLVLSINVVSLGLVLFFIGLAYSPGRDVPVMPAEPVDPLPATLMLTTLVVDVAITSLALAMIIRMRGEGN comes from the coding sequence GTGATTAGCCCGGAGCAGGCTGGGATAGCAATAATGCTGGTCGGAATCTATGGGCTGATGGCTAAGAGGGAGCCGATAAAGCTGGTGCTCTCCATAAACGTTGTCTCCCTAGGGTTAGTGCTGTTTTTCATCGGGCTGGCTTACTCGCCCGGAAGGGACGTCCCCGTGATGCCAGCCGAGCCCGTGGACCCGCTCCCGGCCACGCTGATGCTGACTACCCTCGTGGTCGATGTGGCCATAACGTCCCTCGCCCTGGCGATGATAATCAGAATGAGGGGTGAAGGCAATTGA
- a CDS encoding UbiA prenyltransferase family protein, whose protein sequence is MLRAVIRNARIPDGRAFVGMGLLGLTFSLENSPDYTRLVMFLISLVLYVAYAFAINNCFDADTDSINPRKREKNPVASGELSFGAGIASSLAMALLGLGLAGRLGAGDLVVYASMILLATAYSAPPRLKARPVVDVLSHGAFFGALPFLYGAYFDGSITVEEWGIAAAVFLYSLALELRNHLEDYESDLKAGLRTTPIVIGKGLSETLVIAFSAGAVGLALAGVQPTLGLLGATIYGLRTNYRLMDAAMAAVLIFRASGVV, encoded by the coding sequence ATGCTCCGCGCGGTTATCAGAAACGCTCGAATCCCCGATGGGCGGGCGTTCGTAGGCATGGGGCTCCTGGGACTCACGTTCAGTCTGGAGAACAGCCCCGATTACACCCGTTTGGTCATGTTCCTGATTTCGCTCGTCCTCTACGTGGCCTATGCCTTCGCGATAAACAACTGCTTTGACGCGGATACCGACTCGATAAACCCGAGAAAGAGGGAGAAAAACCCCGTGGCCAGCGGAGAGCTGAGCTTTGGGGCGGGGATTGCCTCTTCCCTCGCCATGGCGCTGCTGGGACTGGGGCTTGCCGGCAGGCTGGGGGCGGGAGATCTGGTGGTGTACGCATCGATGATCCTGCTGGCAACCGCTTACTCGGCCCCACCGAGGCTCAAGGCGCGGCCGGTGGTGGACGTCCTCTCCCACGGGGCATTCTTCGGGGCCCTGCCCTTCCTCTACGGGGCCTACTTCGACGGCTCAATCACCGTGGAGGAGTGGGGCATCGCCGCGGCGGTGTTCCTCTACTCACTCGCCCTTGAGCTGAGGAACCACCTTGAGGACTACGAGAGCGACCTCAAAGCCGGCCTCAGGACGACGCCGATAGTCATCGGCAAAGGGCTCTCCGAAACCCTCGTCATCGCATTTTCGGCCGGGGCGGTAGGTCTGGCCCTCGCGGGAGTCCAACCAACCCTGGGTCTGCTCGGGGCCACAATTTACGGTCTCCGCACCAACTACAGGCTGATGGACGCTGCGATGGCCGCGGTCCTGATTTTCAGGGCATCAGGGGTGGTCTGA
- a CDS encoding cell wall-binding repeat-containing protein, with protein sequence MVKRAAALALILLVFSSFLLPLSSAQEREDRPKYDLIIVRNDDLIDYIVALPYAKMLDVPILPVNPKELDPGTIAQLQSYAQFGWNHVLIIGDSQAVSDKVQDELLNMGFVVERIGGAVRTETAAKLALHFYPNGAETVVVASSSDYGSALAAARWAMIYGFPLLLTQEDALSDSTANAIKKLNPDLVELMGAGMSKDVQKKIEEMGYQTYWVKENLEIKLPPQEKETNWVMIAAAVLLSLAVAVPVSLYYAKKKWSANRVPIEVLTEKERIVVNAILQRGGTVKQEELPELTGYSRPTISRIIQELEKKQLVEREKVGKTFIVRLTKEIIIRD encoded by the coding sequence ATGGTTAAAAGGGCCGCTGCTCTGGCGCTGATCCTGCTGGTGTTCTCGTCCTTCCTCCTGCCTCTTTCCTCCGCCCAGGAGAGGGAAGATAGGCCGAAGTACGACCTCATAATCGTGAGAAACGACGATTTAATCGACTACATAGTGGCCCTTCCCTACGCCAAGATGCTCGACGTCCCTATTCTTCCCGTCAATCCCAAGGAGCTCGATCCTGGAACCATAGCCCAGCTCCAGAGCTACGCCCAGTTCGGCTGGAACCACGTGCTCATAATAGGCGACTCCCAGGCGGTCAGCGATAAGGTTCAGGACGAGCTCCTCAACATGGGATTCGTGGTGGAGAGGATCGGCGGGGCGGTTAGGACCGAAACTGCCGCAAAGCTGGCTCTCCACTTCTATCCAAACGGTGCCGAGACCGTCGTGGTCGCCAGCTCCAGCGACTATGGCTCCGCTTTAGCAGCCGCCAGGTGGGCGATGATATACGGCTTTCCCCTCCTGCTGACTCAGGAAGATGCCCTTTCTGACTCCACGGCCAACGCTATAAAGAAGCTCAACCCTGACCTGGTGGAGCTGATGGGTGCTGGAATGTCCAAGGACGTGCAGAAGAAGATAGAGGAGATGGGCTACCAGACCTACTGGGTCAAGGAGAACCTGGAGATAAAGCTTCCGCCCCAGGAGAAGGAGACAAACTGGGTGATGATAGCTGCCGCGGTCCTGCTCTCACTGGCCGTGGCGGTTCCGGTCTCGCTCTACTACGCTAAGAAGAAGTGGTCTGCCAACAGGGTTCCCATCGAGGTTCTGACCGAGAAGGAGCGCATAGTTGTGAACGCGATACTCCAGAGGGGCGGCACGGTGAAGCAGGAGGAGCTACCCGAGCTAACGGGCTATTCAAGGCCCACGATAAGTAGAATTATCCAGGAGCTGGAGAAGAAGCAACTGGTTGAGAGGGAGAAAGTGGGGAAGACCTTCATAGTCAGGCTGACGAAGGAGATAATAATCCGAGACTAG
- a CDS encoding Na(+)/H(+) antiporter subunit B codes for MKMSVVVRTTTKMVSPFLVTYAAYLMLYGHLSPGGGFQGGVILAVAVILLITSHGYRKVRRRFHFNWASLIESSAGAMLVLLGLAGLAFGAFYSNFLPTEGGIILPFNVIVGLEVGAGFTFVFYILLRWVESD; via the coding sequence GTGAAGATGAGCGTCGTCGTCAGAACCACCACCAAGATGGTGAGCCCCTTCCTCGTCACCTACGCCGCCTACCTGATGCTGTACGGGCACCTGAGCCCCGGCGGCGGCTTCCAGGGAGGGGTAATCCTGGCGGTGGCGGTGATACTGCTCATAACCTCCCACGGCTACCGGAAGGTGAGGAGGAGGTTCCACTTCAACTGGGCCAGCCTGATAGAAAGCTCTGCCGGGGCCATGCTCGTGCTCCTAGGGCTGGCGGGGCTGGCCTTCGGGGCTTTCTACTCAAACTTCCTTCCCACGGAAGGGGGGATAATCCTGCCCTTCAACGTCATCGTCGGTCTTGAGGTTGGGGCGGGTTTCACCTTCGTATTCTACATACTGCTGAGGTGGGTGGAAAGTGATTAG
- a CDS encoding acetate--CoA ligase family protein: MTFDYFFKPRAIAVIGASNDPLKLGYEVFKNLKKYRDGRVYPVNVKDEEVQGIKAYKNVKDIPDDVDLAVVVVPKRFVKQTIIDCGEKGVKGIILITAGFGEVGEEGKREEKELVEIAHRYGMRIVGPNCVGIMNTHNDMNATFVMDAKKGDIAFISQSGALGAGIIYKTVKEGIGFSKFVSIGNMADVDFAEFIEYLADTEEDKAIALYIEGLKDGRRFMEIAKRVTKKKPVIVLKAGRSESGARAASSHTGSLAGSWKIYEAAFKQSGVIIAETIDDMLSMARAFTQPLPRGKRVAIMTNAGGPGVLTADAIDKLGLKLANLEEKTVEELRSFLPPMAAVKNPVDMIASARGEDYYKTAKALLKDPNVDMLISICVVPTFAGMTPTEHAEGVVRAVREVNNGKPVLGLFMAGYVSERAKEVLEKAGIPSYERPEDVAAAAYALVEFAKARGVLEEEE, from the coding sequence ATGACGTTTGACTACTTCTTCAAGCCGAGGGCAATAGCTGTTATCGGGGCATCGAACGACCCCCTCAAGCTCGGCTACGAAGTCTTCAAGAACCTTAAGAAGTACAGGGACGGCAGGGTTTACCCTGTGAACGTCAAGGACGAGGAGGTTCAGGGGATCAAGGCATACAAGAACGTAAAGGACATTCCCGACGATGTGGACTTGGCGGTGGTGGTGGTTCCAAAGAGGTTCGTGAAGCAGACGATAATCGACTGCGGCGAGAAGGGCGTCAAGGGGATAATCCTCATCACGGCAGGCTTCGGTGAGGTCGGCGAGGAGGGCAAGCGGGAGGAGAAGGAACTTGTTGAGATAGCCCACAGGTACGGTATGAGGATAGTCGGCCCGAACTGCGTCGGAATAATGAACACCCACAACGATATGAACGCCACCTTCGTGATGGACGCGAAGAAGGGGGACATCGCTTTCATCAGCCAGAGCGGAGCTTTGGGAGCAGGGATCATCTACAAGACCGTCAAGGAAGGAATCGGCTTTTCCAAGTTCGTGAGCATAGGCAACATGGCCGATGTGGACTTCGCCGAGTTCATAGAGTACCTGGCCGATACGGAGGAGGACAAGGCCATAGCGCTCTACATCGAGGGGCTCAAGGACGGAAGGAGGTTCATGGAGATAGCCAAGCGCGTGACCAAGAAGAAGCCGGTCATAGTCCTCAAGGCCGGAAGGAGCGAGAGCGGGGCAAGGGCTGCATCAAGCCACACAGGTTCGCTCGCTGGAAGCTGGAAGATTTACGAGGCGGCGTTCAAGCAGAGTGGGGTCATAATCGCCGAAACAATAGACGACATGCTCAGCATGGCGAGGGCCTTTACACAGCCACTCCCGAGGGGCAAGAGGGTCGCCATAATGACCAACGCAGGTGGTCCCGGGGTTCTCACCGCAGATGCAATAGACAAGCTCGGGCTGAAGCTTGCCAACCTCGAGGAGAAGACGGTGGAGGAGCTGCGCTCATTCCTGCCGCCGATGGCTGCAGTTAAGAACCCAGTGGATATGATAGCGAGCGCTCGCGGAGAGGACTACTACAAAACGGCCAAGGCCCTCCTCAAGGACCCGAACGTGGACATGCTCATAAGCATCTGCGTAGTCCCGACCTTCGCAGGAATGACACCGACCGAGCACGCCGAGGGCGTGGTCAGAGCGGTCAGGGAGGTAAACAACGGCAAGCCGGTTCTTGGCCTCTTCATGGCCGGCTACGTCAGTGAGAGGGCGAAGGAGGTTCTCGAGAAGGCGGGCATTCCAAGCTACGAGAGGCCGGAAGACGTTGCCGCGGCCGCTTACGCCCTGGTCGAGTTCGCAAAGGCCAGGGGAGTTTTGGAGGAAGAGGAGTGA
- a CDS encoding glycosyltransferase family 4 protein — translation MRIALVSDWYYPKVGGVASHMHSLALKLSERGHEVAIITNDLETGREGELESLGIELVKIPGRTSPIFGINMSYSLASSRELEEFLKDYDVVHSHHAFTPLALKAVKAGRELGKATLLTTHSISFSHESRLWQALGLTMPLFSRYLRYPHEIIAVSRAAEAFIRHFTDVPVRVIPNGVDDERFRPLGEADKRRVREELGIEGRVVLYVSRMSPRKGPHVLLNAFQGVAKRTEDVTLVLVGSGEMLPFLKAQAKFLKIEDRVRFLGYVDDATLPRLFGAADVFVLPSTTAEAFGIVILEAMASGIPVVATDVGGIPEIVGESESGFLVPPGNEPALEEAIQKLLSDEKLAKWFGSNGRRAVEKHYSWRRVSGEIEKAYEETMRNI, via the coding sequence TTGCGGATAGCGCTGGTGAGTGACTGGTACTACCCCAAAGTGGGCGGCGTCGCGAGCCACATGCACAGTCTGGCACTGAAGCTCAGTGAAAGGGGCCACGAGGTCGCGATAATCACCAACGACCTCGAAACTGGGAGGGAAGGGGAGCTGGAGAGCCTCGGGATAGAGCTGGTGAAGATTCCAGGTAGAACTAGCCCGATATTCGGGATAAACATGAGCTACTCCCTCGCCTCCAGCAGGGAACTCGAGGAATTCCTCAAGGACTACGATGTGGTCCACTCCCACCACGCCTTCACCCCACTGGCCCTCAAAGCCGTCAAGGCGGGCAGGGAGCTGGGGAAGGCGACCCTGCTGACCACCCACAGCATCTCATTTTCCCACGAGTCCCGCCTCTGGCAGGCCCTGGGCCTAACCATGCCCCTCTTCAGCCGCTACCTCCGCTACCCCCACGAGATAATAGCCGTAAGCCGCGCGGCGGAGGCGTTCATAAGGCACTTCACCGACGTTCCAGTCAGGGTGATACCCAACGGGGTGGACGACGAGAGGTTCCGACCGCTGGGTGAGGCGGACAAAAGGAGAGTGAGGGAGGAGTTGGGCATCGAGGGAAGGGTCGTGCTCTACGTCAGCAGAATGTCGCCGAGGAAGGGACCACACGTGCTCCTCAACGCCTTCCAGGGCGTGGCGAAGAGGACGGAAGACGTCACCCTCGTGTTGGTTGGCTCCGGCGAGATGCTCCCCTTCCTGAAGGCACAGGCGAAGTTCCTGAAGATCGAGGACAGGGTCAGGTTCCTCGGCTACGTGGACGACGCCACTCTGCCGCGCCTCTTCGGGGCGGCGGACGTTTTCGTCCTTCCATCGACGACTGCGGAGGCCTTTGGGATAGTTATCCTCGAAGCTATGGCCTCGGGAATCCCAGTGGTAGCAACTGACGTCGGCGGAATTCCGGAGATAGTGGGGGAGAGCGAGAGCGGCTTCCTGGTTCCTCCTGGAAACGAACCCGCCCTTGAGGAGGCAATTCAAAAGCTCCTCAGCGACGAGAAACTGGCCAAGTGGTTCGGGAGCAACGGAAGGAGGGCGGTCGAGAAGCACTACTCCTGGAGAAGGGTGAGCGGGGAGATAGAAAAGGCTTATGAGGAAACGATGAGAAACATCTAG
- a CDS encoding proton-conducting transporter transmembrane domain-containing protein has translation MIPIPVAIALLCAFLLVLLDTLRVREAVLKGVFLIGALLPAPVFLFVGVGSEVVGGWPREAGIEVAVTRLNMPFLVGEIVLFAFVAFYSLAYFNLKDGKTRKVLALLLLLHAGLMGAFVARDLFNFYIYMEIASVSAFSLVAFSDEKGAKRAAFKYLMLSLLASYLFVFAVGLVYMETGYLNVGLITENARDSRELQVALGVALSALVLKAGIFPLHGWLPDAHSKAPTPVSALLSGAVVKAPAYGMILLLPALPAGEPLRLALLAVAVVSIFFGIAMALLQKDAKRLLAYHTVSQMGYVLLGIASLNFLGAAYYAMAHSIFKGGLFLGIGSMGRKSRELGTFGYRGDAVMMASVIALSLAIGGVSPLIGAYGKGLIYSNLSWPWKLAVPLGSVGTLVSFTKLNSYLAMGRGVKLPASWKLPVLGLALTALAGGLYLGLGLNPKDLLYLSAAFLIFQLLKRAGVFEKSPSPGGGEVGEEVNRLTAVMVAFILLLTLIQGV, from the coding sequence TTGATACCCATTCCCGTCGCCATTGCCCTGCTCTGCGCCTTCCTCCTGGTCCTCCTCGACACGCTCCGCGTTAGGGAGGCCGTTTTGAAGGGGGTATTTCTCATCGGCGCACTCCTGCCAGCGCCGGTTTTCCTCTTTGTCGGTGTGGGTTCGGAGGTTGTTGGGGGCTGGCCCAGGGAAGCGGGAATAGAGGTGGCCGTTACCCGGCTCAACATGCCCTTCCTCGTGGGGGAGATAGTTCTCTTCGCCTTCGTGGCGTTCTACTCCCTCGCTTACTTCAACCTGAAGGACGGCAAAACCAGAAAAGTCCTCGCCCTTCTCCTCCTTCTCCACGCGGGCCTGATGGGAGCGTTCGTAGCGAGGGACCTCTTCAACTTCTACATCTACATGGAGATAGCCTCGGTCTCGGCCTTCTCGCTGGTGGCGTTCTCAGATGAGAAGGGGGCCAAAAGGGCGGCCTTCAAGTACCTGATGCTCTCGCTCCTTGCTTCCTACCTCTTCGTCTTCGCGGTGGGCCTTGTGTACATGGAAACCGGCTACCTGAACGTCGGGCTAATAACTGAAAACGCCAGGGATAGCAGGGAGCTCCAGGTCGCCCTCGGCGTAGCCCTCTCGGCGCTTGTCCTCAAGGCGGGAATCTTTCCCCTCCACGGCTGGCTTCCAGATGCCCACTCCAAGGCCCCGACCCCCGTCAGCGCCCTCCTGAGCGGTGCCGTGGTCAAGGCACCCGCTTATGGAATGATCCTGCTCCTCCCGGCCCTGCCCGCTGGGGAACCCCTCAGGCTCGCCCTGCTCGCGGTCGCGGTGGTGTCAATCTTCTTCGGAATAGCGATGGCCCTCCTGCAGAAGGACGCCAAGAGACTCCTTGCTTATCACACCGTCTCCCAGATGGGCTACGTGCTCCTTGGAATAGCGAGCCTCAACTTCCTCGGCGCGGCCTACTACGCGATGGCGCACTCGATTTTCAAGGGGGGCCTTTTCCTGGGCATCGGCTCCATGGGGAGGAAGAGCAGGGAGCTCGGAACCTTCGGGTACCGCGGGGACGCTGTGATGATGGCTTCCGTCATCGCTCTCAGCCTGGCGATAGGCGGGGTCTCACCTCTCATCGGCGCCTACGGGAAGGGACTCATCTACTCCAACCTTTCCTGGCCCTGGAAGCTGGCGGTGCCTCTGGGGAGCGTGGGGACCCTGGTTTCCTTCACCAAGCTCAACTCATACCTGGCGATGGGCAGGGGCGTGAAGTTACCGGCATCGTGGAAGCTCCCGGTTCTCGGACTGGCCCTGACCGCGCTCGCCGGGGGCCTTTACCTGGGCTTAGGATTGAATCCCAAGGACCTCCTCTACCTCTCCGCGGCCTTTCTCATCTTCCAGCTCCTCAAGAGGGCCGGAGTCTTCGAGAAGAGTCCCTCCCCCGGAGGGGGCGAAGTGGGGGAGGAGGTGAACCGCCTGACTGCCGTGATGGTCGCTTTCATTCTGCTATTGACACTAATCCAGGGGGTTTAG
- a CDS encoding metal-dependent hydrolase codes for MVKVKFLGHAAFLIEGSKKILIDPFLTGNPQAAAKPEELDADLILITHAHGDHIGDAVDIARRTGAKIVAMYDIANYLVEGNEGITTIGMNYGPTEVEGVKIVQVPAWHSSSDGKYGIGNACGYIIELDGVKIYHAGDTFVFRDMELFAELYGPIDLALLPIGGHFTMGPREAAKAVEFLRPRKVVPMHYNTWPPISADPEEFRGLVGEKAEVVILKPGEEIEL; via the coding sequence ATGGTGAAGGTGAAGTTTCTGGGCCACGCGGCCTTCCTGATAGAGGGGAGTAAGAAAATCCTGATAGACCCGTTCCTAACCGGTAATCCACAGGCCGCAGCCAAGCCTGAGGAGCTAGATGCTGACTTAATACTAATAACGCACGCCCACGGGGACCACATTGGCGATGCCGTCGATATAGCCAGGAGAACCGGGGCCAAGATAGTGGCGATGTACGATATCGCCAACTACCTCGTCGAGGGCAACGAGGGCATAACCACTATCGGCATGAACTACGGCCCGACCGAGGTCGAGGGTGTTAAAATAGTCCAGGTTCCGGCCTGGCACTCCAGCAGCGACGGCAAGTACGGCATAGGGAACGCCTGTGGTTACATAATCGAGCTAGACGGCGTCAAGATTTACCACGCCGGCGACACATTCGTCTTCAGGGATATGGAGCTCTTCGCCGAGCTTTATGGGCCGATAGACCTTGCGCTCCTTCCGATAGGTGGCCACTTCACTATGGGGCCGAGGGAAGCTGCTAAGGCCGTTGAGTTCCTCAGGCCTAGGAAGGTCGTTCCGATGCATTACAACACCTGGCCGCCGATCTCCGCCGACCCGGAGGAGTTCAGGGGGCTCGTTGGGGAGAAGGCCGAGGTGGTAATTCTCAAGCCTGGCGAGGAGATTGAGCTTTGA